A stretch of Oncorhynchus mykiss isolate Arlee chromosome 14, USDA_OmykA_1.1, whole genome shotgun sequence DNA encodes these proteins:
- the LOC110489012 gene encoding uncharacterized protein LOC110489012 isoform X2 produces MTAQSQNVNKGRKKTSQPGEAGLSNLSNGSPANQNTHNSFVQDSRRPDEFDFECVVNSKFKNSKVWFCEKCRFLTTDFDEYSSHIMEHAVMRFYCFYCNHVSYSEAELNHHVEQHTRVHPFKCQFCDYRAVKKDYVEMHMKRIHNAPPEKVSIALPRAPKPASLPSALPRDPTLSGILNTRVAPLRTKNITTRVDEGRRVDEGRPMDGTLDANILPKVEVELLAPLNEPIQHNRPLTVSFPEVGTIPPGCLVELVEVKTVNGTKELKLRLVSQQSNGSVAKACRTTTSQNATLCKSSMSNATPTREKPVKKRTCTANISTRQINNQKQKDLTTAPNTNGIQLKKHSEELLVMVKDVNQPFEIKKEEVKEENCDSGQKSERLTSFTAVSSVSMMGNVNGTKSPSVAPAAMSSLVLCNPRSSTLVIPSPTNQPKEDETCHVADSNTSGWTQSENPLVDDMPGPKGFPVISAVFSLSSPQLLAVALRTIALGNNSPSATVEQGNVKNSLILTPAKTTAVCKGHEHKIKPINTDMAPEGLSSVHAPQMTSKACHQMQSAQCSRHTQSLTSNPLSTKGENNSVTIKLLKKTVLNMKKSPQKKTVNTRDSWIGQINTEKGSVPRHWKSSANKRDISGRLSSCLKLSLKRIRVEEESSLQRCAPELNQRRKKRRRRDMVSGSKTFTHLLDTTGDRVIICPTPLKEDQLVKQPGPNQPVVVLNHPKPLVLRGRGGMETIPDIGPTCHIMKMKLSKVMGHTYEVIGCTVKASP; encoded by the exons ATGACGGCACAAAGTCAAAATGTCAACAAAG GAAGGAAGAAGACATCCCAACCTGGAGAAGCAGGTCTGAGCAACCTATCAAATGGGAGTCCTGCAAATCAAAACACTCACAATTCATTTGTGCAGGATTCAAGAAGGCCAGATGAGTTTGACTTTGAGTGTGTGGTAAATTCCAAATTCAAAAACTCTAAAGTTTGGTTTTGTGAGAAATGTCGCTTTTTGACCACAGATTTTGATGAATACAGCAGCCATATTATGGAGCATGCGGTAATGAGATTTTACTGCTTCTATTGTAACCATGTCTCATACAGCGAGGCCGAATTAAACCACCATGTAGAACAGCACACCAGAGTACACCCCTTCAAGTGTCAGTTCTGTGATTATAGAGCTGTGAAGAAAGACTATGTTGAAATGCATATGAAGCGAATACACAATGCGCCTCCTGAGAAAGTATCCATTGCTTTGCCCAGAGCTCCCAAACCGGCCTCTCTCCCCAGTGCTCTGCCCAGAGATCCCACATTATCAGGGATCTTAAATACAAGGGTCGCACCTTTGCGCACTAAGAATATCACAACCAGAGTGGATGAAGGAAGACGAGTGGATGAAGGAAGACCTATGGATGGGACACTGGATGCAAACATATTGCCCAAAGTAGAGGTGGAGCTGTTGGCACCTTTAAATGAACCAATTCAACACAACAGGCCTTTGACTGTCTCTTTCCCTGAAGTGGGGACCATCCCCCCTGGCTGCCTTGTTGAACTTGTTGAGGTGAAAACAGTCAATGGCACCAAGGAACTAAAGTTGAGACTTGTCTCACAACAATCTAATGGGTCTGTAGCGAAAGCCTGTCGGACCACAACCTCACAAAATGCCACTTTGTGTAAATCATCGATGTCCAACGCCACTCCAACTAGAGAAAAGCCAGTGAAGAAGAGAACTTGCACAGCCAACATATCAACCCGACAAATAAATAACCAGAAACAAAAGGATTTAACAACTGCCCCCAACACAAATGGCATACAACTGAAAAAACACTCTGAAGAGTTGCTGGTGATGGTGAAAGATGTAAATCAGCCATTTGAGATAAAGAAAGAGGAAGTGAAGGAAGAGAACTGTGATTCTGGGCAAAAATCTGAACGCTTGACTTCATTTACAGCTGTCTCGAGTGTATCCATGATGGGAAATGTCAATGGCACCAAATCACCCTCTGTTGCACCTGCTGCAATGTCGTCTCTTGTATTGTGCAACCCTAGAAGTAGCACCCTGGTCATTCCCTCTCCAACAAACCAACCTAAAGAGGATGAGACTTGTCATGTGGCTGACTCAAATACCTCTGGTTGGACTCAATCTGAGAATCCATTAGTAGATGACATGCCAGGACCAAAAGGTTTCCCAGTCATTTCAGCTGTATTTTCTCTAAGTAGCCCTCAACTCTTGGCGGTGGCTCTTCGGACCATAGCTTTGGGTAACAATTCACCCTCTGCAACGGTAGAGCAAGGAAATGTCAAGAATTCTTTGATCCTCACACCTGCTAAGACAACAGCAGTGTGCAAAGGGCATGAACACAAGATAAAGCCAATAAACACTGATATGGCCCCTGAGGGTTTGTCCTCTGTTCATGCACCTCAAATGACCTCAAAAGCCTGTCACCAGATGCAGAGTGCTCAATGTTCTAGACACACCCAATCACTAACAAGTAATCCCTTGAGCACCAAGGGGGAAAATAACAGTGTTACAATAAAGCTTCTAAAGAAAACAGTTTTGAATATGAAAAAAAGTCCTCAAAAAAAAACAGTAAACACACGGGACAGTTGGATTGGCCAAATTAACACTGAAAAAGGGTCAGTCCCCAGACACTGGAAAAGTTCAGCAAACAAGCGTGACATTTCTGGTAGACTCTCTTCCTGCCTGAAGCTCTCATTGAAAAGGATACGAGTAGAAGAGGAAAGTAGCCTTCAACGTTGTGCACCTGAGTTGAACCAACGAAGGAAGAAAAGAAGACGACGAGACATGGTATCTGGGTCAAAGACTTTCACCCACCTGTTAGATACCACAGGTGACAGGGTTATTATCTGCCCAACTCCACTTAAAGAAGACCAGCTGGTGAAACAACCAGGCCCAAACCAACCTGTTGTGGTTCTCAATCATCCCAAGCCTCTGGTtctgagagggagggggggaatggAGACGATTCCAGACATTGGTCCAACATGTCACATAATGAAAATGAAGTTGAGCAAAGTAATGGGACATACGTATGAGGTGATTGGATGTACCGTTAAGGCCTCTCCTTAG
- the LOC110489012 gene encoding uncharacterized protein LOC110489012 isoform X1 yields MLLAGRKKTSQPGEAGLSNLSNGSPANQNTHNSFVQDSRRPDEFDFECVVNSKFKNSKVWFCEKCRFLTTDFDEYSSHIMEHAVMRFYCFYCNHVSYSEAELNHHVEQHTRVHPFKCQFCDYRAVKKDYVEMHMKRIHNAPPEKVSIALPRAPKPASLPSALPRDPTLSGILNTRVAPLRTKNITTRVDEGRRVDEGRPMDGTLDANILPKVEVELLAPLNEPIQHNRPLTVSFPEVGTIPPGCLVELVEVKTVNGTKELKLRLVSQQSNGSVAKACRTTTSQNATLCKSSMSNATPTREKPVKKRTCTANISTRQINNQKQKDLTTAPNTNGIQLKKHSEELLVMVKDVNQPFEIKKEEVKEENCDSGQKSERLTSFTAVSSVSMMGNVNGTKSPSVAPAAMSSLVLCNPRSSTLVIPSPTNQPKEDETCHVADSNTSGWTQSENPLVDDMPGPKGFPVISAVFSLSSPQLLAVALRTIALGNNSPSATVEQGNVKNSLILTPAKTTAVCKGHEHKIKPINTDMAPEGLSSVHAPQMTSKACHQMQSAQCSRHTQSLTSNPLSTKGENNSVTIKLLKKTVLNMKKSPQKKTVNTRDSWIGQINTEKGSVPRHWKSSANKRDISGRLSSCLKLSLKRIRVEEESSLQRCAPELNQRRKKRRRRDMVSGSKTFTHLLDTTGDRVIICPTPLKEDQLVKQPGPNQPVVVLNHPKPLVLRGRGGMETIPDIGPTCHIMKMKLSKVMGHTYEVIGCTVKASP; encoded by the exons ATGCTGCTAGCAG GAAGGAAGAAGACATCCCAACCTGGAGAAGCAGGTCTGAGCAACCTATCAAATGGGAGTCCTGCAAATCAAAACACTCACAATTCATTTGTGCAGGATTCAAGAAGGCCAGATGAGTTTGACTTTGAGTGTGTGGTAAATTCCAAATTCAAAAACTCTAAAGTTTGGTTTTGTGAGAAATGTCGCTTTTTGACCACAGATTTTGATGAATACAGCAGCCATATTATGGAGCATGCGGTAATGAGATTTTACTGCTTCTATTGTAACCATGTCTCATACAGCGAGGCCGAATTAAACCACCATGTAGAACAGCACACCAGAGTACACCCCTTCAAGTGTCAGTTCTGTGATTATAGAGCTGTGAAGAAAGACTATGTTGAAATGCATATGAAGCGAATACACAATGCGCCTCCTGAGAAAGTATCCATTGCTTTGCCCAGAGCTCCCAAACCGGCCTCTCTCCCCAGTGCTCTGCCCAGAGATCCCACATTATCAGGGATCTTAAATACAAGGGTCGCACCTTTGCGCACTAAGAATATCACAACCAGAGTGGATGAAGGAAGACGAGTGGATGAAGGAAGACCTATGGATGGGACACTGGATGCAAACATATTGCCCAAAGTAGAGGTGGAGCTGTTGGCACCTTTAAATGAACCAATTCAACACAACAGGCCTTTGACTGTCTCTTTCCCTGAAGTGGGGACCATCCCCCCTGGCTGCCTTGTTGAACTTGTTGAGGTGAAAACAGTCAATGGCACCAAGGAACTAAAGTTGAGACTTGTCTCACAACAATCTAATGGGTCTGTAGCGAAAGCCTGTCGGACCACAACCTCACAAAATGCCACTTTGTGTAAATCATCGATGTCCAACGCCACTCCAACTAGAGAAAAGCCAGTGAAGAAGAGAACTTGCACAGCCAACATATCAACCCGACAAATAAATAACCAGAAACAAAAGGATTTAACAACTGCCCCCAACACAAATGGCATACAACTGAAAAAACACTCTGAAGAGTTGCTGGTGATGGTGAAAGATGTAAATCAGCCATTTGAGATAAAGAAAGAGGAAGTGAAGGAAGAGAACTGTGATTCTGGGCAAAAATCTGAACGCTTGACTTCATTTACAGCTGTCTCGAGTGTATCCATGATGGGAAATGTCAATGGCACCAAATCACCCTCTGTTGCACCTGCTGCAATGTCGTCTCTTGTATTGTGCAACCCTAGAAGTAGCACCCTGGTCATTCCCTCTCCAACAAACCAACCTAAAGAGGATGAGACTTGTCATGTGGCTGACTCAAATACCTCTGGTTGGACTCAATCTGAGAATCCATTAGTAGATGACATGCCAGGACCAAAAGGTTTCCCAGTCATTTCAGCTGTATTTTCTCTAAGTAGCCCTCAACTCTTGGCGGTGGCTCTTCGGACCATAGCTTTGGGTAACAATTCACCCTCTGCAACGGTAGAGCAAGGAAATGTCAAGAATTCTTTGATCCTCACACCTGCTAAGACAACAGCAGTGTGCAAAGGGCATGAACACAAGATAAAGCCAATAAACACTGATATGGCCCCTGAGGGTTTGTCCTCTGTTCATGCACCTCAAATGACCTCAAAAGCCTGTCACCAGATGCAGAGTGCTCAATGTTCTAGACACACCCAATCACTAACAAGTAATCCCTTGAGCACCAAGGGGGAAAATAACAGTGTTACAATAAAGCTTCTAAAGAAAACAGTTTTGAATATGAAAAAAAGTCCTCAAAAAAAAACAGTAAACACACGGGACAGTTGGATTGGCCAAATTAACACTGAAAAAGGGTCAGTCCCCAGACACTGGAAAAGTTCAGCAAACAAGCGTGACATTTCTGGTAGACTCTCTTCCTGCCTGAAGCTCTCATTGAAAAGGATACGAGTAGAAGAGGAAAGTAGCCTTCAACGTTGTGCACCTGAGTTGAACCAACGAAGGAAGAAAAGAAGACGACGAGACATGGTATCTGGGTCAAAGACTTTCACCCACCTGTTAGATACCACAGGTGACAGGGTTATTATCTGCCCAACTCCACTTAAAGAAGACCAGCTGGTGAAACAACCAGGCCCAAACCAACCTGTTGTGGTTCTCAATCATCCCAAGCCTCTGGTtctgagagggagggggggaatggAGACGATTCCAGACATTGGTCCAACATGTCACATAATGAAAATGAAGTTGAGCAAAGTAATGGGACATACGTATGAGGTGATTGGATGTACCGTTAAGGCCTCTCCTTAG